In Dyadobacter sp. NIV53, a single window of DNA contains:
- the rfbA gene encoding glucose-1-phosphate thymidylyltransferase RfbA, with protein sequence MKGIILAGGSGTRLHPLTLAVSKQLMPVYDKPMIYYPLSILMLAGIREILIISTPHDLPHFEKLLGDGSRLGCSFSYEVQPSPDGLAQAFIIGEKFIGDDKVALILGDNIFYGSGLSGLLQSNNDPDGGVIFAYQVQDPERYGVVEFDGSNNVISIEEKPEKPKSNYAVPGLYFYDNDVIEIAKTIPPSPRGELEITDVNRVYLEKGKLKVGVLNRGTAWLDTGTIQSLMQAGQYVQVIEERQGLKIGCIEEIAYRMGFIDAEKLKEIAKPLVKSGYGIYLEQLVSHL encoded by the coding sequence ATGAAAGGAATTATTTTAGCCGGCGGATCTGGCACACGATTACACCCACTTACTTTGGCAGTCAGTAAACAGCTTATGCCCGTTTATGACAAACCGATGATTTACTATCCGCTTTCGATATTGATGCTGGCTGGAATCCGCGAGATATTGATAATCTCAACTCCGCACGATTTGCCGCATTTTGAAAAACTATTGGGTGATGGTAGCCGGTTGGGGTGTTCATTCAGTTACGAAGTACAGCCTAGTCCGGATGGACTTGCGCAGGCATTTATCATAGGTGAAAAATTTATTGGCGATGACAAAGTAGCACTAATCCTGGGAGATAATATTTTTTATGGTTCGGGTTTATCAGGACTTCTGCAATCCAATAATGATCCTGATGGTGGTGTTATTTTTGCTTATCAGGTACAGGATCCTGAAAGGTACGGAGTGGTAGAATTTGATGGGAGCAATAATGTTATATCCATTGAAGAGAAACCGGAAAAACCAAAGTCGAATTATGCGGTTCCCGGATTGTATTTTTACGACAACGATGTTATTGAAATAGCCAAAACGATCCCGCCTTCACCACGCGGAGAACTTGAAATTACGGATGTAAACCGGGTTTATCTGGAAAAAGGAAAATTAAAAGTGGGCGTTTTGAACCGTGGTACAGCCTGGCTGGATACAGGTACGATCCAGTCACTGATGCAGGCCGGACAGTATGTGCAGGTTATTGAAGAACGCCAGGGTTTAAAAATTGGATGTATCGAAGAAATCGCATACAGAATGGGCTTTATAGATGCGGAAAAGTTAAAAGAAATTGCCAAACCTCTTGTAAAAAGCGGATACGGTATTTATCTTGAACAGTTGGTTTCACACTTATAA
- a CDS encoding O-methyltransferase, translating into MKFLPDEIEAYSEAHTEGESEILQRLNRETYAKVLNPRMLSGHLQGRFLSMISRMIKPDRILEIGTYTGYSALCLCEGLNQNGRLTTIDINEELETMTRNFFNMSLFAENIDYRIGNALDIIPLLQDNFDIAFIDADKINYISYFNLCLEKVRTGGFIIADNVLWSGKVVQPELKKADKDTQLLMEFNRIVHEDSRVSNILLPIRDGLMILQKL; encoded by the coding sequence ATGAAATTTCTGCCAGATGAAATAGAAGCATATTCTGAGGCTCATACGGAAGGAGAAAGTGAAATTTTACAACGGTTGAATAGGGAAACCTATGCCAAGGTACTTAATCCTCGTATGCTTTCGGGGCACTTGCAAGGTAGATTTTTGTCCATGATTTCACGGATGATTAAGCCTGACCGGATTCTTGAAATCGGGACTTATACAGGTTATTCTGCTTTGTGCCTTTGTGAAGGATTAAATCAAAATGGCCGGCTTACAACAATTGACATTAACGAAGAACTGGAAACAATGACCAGAAACTTCTTTAATATGTCTCTTTTTGCTGAAAATATAGATTACAGGATTGGTAATGCCTTGGATATTATTCCGTTATTACAAGATAATTTCGATATCGCATTCATAGATGCCGACAAAATAAATTACATTTCCTATTTTAATCTTTGTTTGGAAAAAGTACGGACAGGTGGTTTTATTATCGCAGACAATGTATTGTGGAGCGGAAAAGTGGTTCAGCCTGAACTGAAAAAAGCAGATAAAGACACTCAGCTGTTAATGGAATTTAACCGCATTGTACATGAAGACAGTCGTGTGTCCAATATTCTGCTACCCATACGCGACGGGTTAATGATTCTTCAAAAATTGTAA
- a CDS encoding LysM peptidoglycan-binding domain-containing protein, with the protein MTRKFIKNIKITSFTCFLLISVIATAHAQNTSDIPASVSFGGITVKFDRSAQNLIEEDIKSLMSNKKFWEEKMERAILYFPIVEGILMDEEVPIDFKYLAVQESSFKPDVVSSSNAVGYWQFKPETARELNLRVDDEVDERKNISSSTHAAAWYLKKNNQQFNNWVSSLYSYYQGAGGVKKIVPANWSYAKEVTLTGKTDRYMLRFFAHKIALEAGIEKYRSNNKIILLESEYGKGQSFDEIARSLGINSKELESYNRWVTDGRIPTDREYLITVPVPLDQVASVREKLSLPATASTSVVATVYDENGFPVLKRSNVQSKDKNAPVLYDINGLPGIEARAGDDPKALAKAGNIRAPKFMRYNDMLKDTPLVPGHVYYLAKKNKKASTPFHTAKPGDTWQTVSQQYGLRLVNLLKYNRIISRNYPIQTGQVLWLNKKRPRKQPVEIIKPEVKPASPAQNNTEVTAANPVKEAPAAAVTTPLGRKKYTPVLVEKSESSIAKDNQDFKPDATPKATTSAIADKAVTTPRETNDRVVIITQDNVEDGSFKSADDITPSKRKSDGSANAKTKPATSSTPVSSGSVYARQQREAAEKEAAEKPVIEKVSDPVVKKEMKESEMESFHTVVAGENYYSIARKYGMNASDLIYLNRESKKGLVVGQRLRVKGNAADNEAATKLAENKRKETAGSFSPTGFTRTEKEAAQIVNDRNTHGNEGAEFHTVQAGQTYYSISRLYGISLQELMTLNDLSPSQRLISGQKLRVKKGGSNVDENPDRGSVRSSSSGSHTHTVSAGESLYRIAQKYGTTIEELKRLNNISENSVTIGQKLKVPQK; encoded by the coding sequence ATGACCAGAAAATTCATCAAAAACATTAAGATTACATCATTTACTTGTTTTTTGCTAATAAGTGTAATCGCTACTGCACACGCTCAAAATACTTCTGATATACCTGCCAGCGTTTCATTCGGTGGTATTACGGTAAAATTTGACAGATCAGCACAAAATCTCATCGAAGAGGATATTAAAAGCCTGATGTCGAATAAAAAGTTTTGGGAAGAAAAAATGGAAAGAGCCATTCTTTACTTCCCAATTGTTGAGGGAATTTTAATGGACGAAGAAGTTCCGATTGATTTTAAATATCTCGCAGTTCAGGAAAGTTCATTTAAGCCGGATGTTGTTTCCAGCTCTAATGCGGTTGGTTATTGGCAGTTTAAGCCAGAGACAGCGCGAGAACTTAATTTACGGGTAGACGATGAGGTAGATGAACGGAAAAATATCAGTTCTTCTACACATGCAGCAGCCTGGTATCTGAAGAAAAATAACCAGCAGTTTAATAACTGGGTATCATCTCTTTATTCATATTATCAGGGCGCGGGTGGTGTAAAGAAGATTGTTCCTGCCAATTGGTCCTATGCCAAAGAAGTTACACTTACCGGAAAGACAGATCGCTACATGCTTCGGTTTTTTGCGCATAAAATAGCATTGGAGGCAGGTATTGAAAAATATCGCAGTAACAATAAGATCATTTTACTGGAATCAGAATATGGTAAAGGCCAGTCATTTGATGAAATTGCCAGGTCTTTGGGAATCAATTCAAAAGAACTTGAAAGTTATAATCGTTGGGTAACCGATGGCAGGATCCCAACCGACAGAGAGTACCTGATTACTGTACCTGTGCCATTGGATCAGGTTGCTTCAGTTCGCGAAAAATTATCATTGCCTGCTACTGCCAGTACAAGTGTTGTGGCAACAGTGTACGACGAAAATGGCTTTCCTGTCCTGAAAAGATCTAATGTACAGTCGAAAGATAAAAATGCACCTGTGCTTTATGATATTAACGGACTTCCAGGAATAGAAGCACGTGCAGGAGACGATCCGAAGGCACTTGCAAAAGCAGGTAATATAAGGGCTCCTAAATTTATGCGTTACAATGATATGTTAAAGGATACACCACTTGTACCTGGCCATGTCTATTATCTCGCAAAGAAAAATAAAAAAGCTTCAACACCATTTCATACAGCAAAACCTGGTGATACCTGGCAAACAGTTTCACAGCAATATGGTCTCAGATTGGTTAATCTGCTTAAATATAACCGGATCATTAGCAGAAATTATCCTATTCAAACAGGGCAGGTACTTTGGTTAAACAAAAAACGTCCAAGAAAACAACCGGTTGAAATTATTAAACCGGAAGTTAAACCAGCCTCACCAGCACAAAATAATACAGAAGTCACTGCTGCAAATCCTGTTAAAGAGGCTCCGGCAGCAGCAGTAACTACTCCTTTAGGCCGCAAAAAATATACGCCTGTATTGGTAGAAAAAAGCGAAAGCAGTATTGCTAAGGACAATCAGGATTTTAAACCTGACGCAACACCTAAGGCTACAACATCTGCAATTGCGGATAAGGCCGTCACAACGCCAAGAGAAACCAATGACAGGGTTGTAATTATCACACAGGATAATGTTGAAGATGGTTCTTTTAAATCAGCTGATGACATTACACCTTCAAAACGTAAAAGTGATGGTTCTGCCAATGCAAAAACCAAGCCCGCTACATCCTCAACTCCTGTGAGTTCAGGTTCTGTATATGCACGTCAGCAAAGAGAAGCAGCAGAAAAGGAAGCAGCAGAAAAACCAGTGATAGAAAAGGTAAGTGATCCGGTGGTAAAAAAGGAGATGAAGGAGTCCGAAATGGAATCATTTCATACGGTGGTTGCAGGAGAGAACTATTACAGCATCGCCAGAAAATACGGAATGAACGCAAGTGATCTTATATATCTGAACAGAGAATCAAAAAAAGGGTTGGTGGTTGGCCAGAGATTACGGGTTAAAGGTAATGCGGCTGACAATGAAGCCGCTACGAAACTTGCTGAAAACAAAAGAAAAGAAACGGCAGGCTCTTTTTCACCAACAGGATTTACCCGTACAGAAAAGGAAGCAGCGCAAATTGTTAATGACAGAAATACACATGGTAACGAGGGAGCTGAATTTCACACAGTTCAGGCTGGCCAGACTTATTACAGTATTTCCAGATTATATGGAATTAGCTTACAGGAACTGATGACGCTTAACGATCTGAGTCCTTCGCAGCGACTGATTTCCGGTCAGAAACTAAGGGTTAAAAAAGGTGGAAGTAATGTGGATGAAAATCCTGATAGGGGATCAGTCCGGTCTTCTTCATCAGGTAGTCACACGCATACCGTTTCTGCTGGAGAATCTCTTTATCGAATTGCACAAAAATACGGGACAACAATAGAAGAGCTTAAAAGGCTGAACAATATATCTGAGAATAGTGTTACCATTGGCCAGAAGCTAAAAGTTCCACAAAAATAA
- a CDS encoding DUF3109 family protein, translated as MILIDNTCISDDIEDQLFVCNLDKCKGACCVEGDSGAPLEEPELAILDQIYPFVEPYLSDAGKAVIAKEGTYTKDWEGDYVTPVINNRECAYAIYDPKGILKCGIEEAYNDGKIDFKKPISCHLYPIRVTKYEQYHALNYDRWDICSPACSFGKELGVPVYKFLKEPLIRAYGEIWYGQLTREIDERQEAREEGKSIK; from the coding sequence ATGATACTCATAGACAATACTTGTATCAGTGATGATATTGAAGACCAGTTATTTGTCTGTAATCTCGACAAATGTAAAGGTGCCTGCTGCGTTGAAGGAGATTCCGGAGCACCATTGGAAGAACCGGAGCTTGCTATTTTGGACCAGATCTATCCATTTGTTGAACCTTATTTGTCAGATGCCGGGAAAGCGGTAATTGCGAAAGAAGGTACATATACAAAAGATTGGGAAGGGGATTATGTTACTCCGGTTATCAATAACAGAGAATGTGCATATGCAATATACGATCCGAAAGGAATTCTTAAATGCGGAATTGAAGAGGCATATAATGATGGCAAAATAGATTTCAAAAAACCAATATCCTGTCATTTATATCCGATCAGGGTTACAAAGTATGAACAATATCATGCTTTGAATTATGATAGGTGGGATATTTGCAGTCCTGCATGTAGTTTTGGTAAAGAACTGGGTGTACCGGTTTATAAGTTTTTGAAAGAACCGTTGATAAGGGCATATGGAGAAATTTGGTATGGCCAGCTAACACGTGAAATTGATGAGCGCCAGGAAGCAAGAGAGGAAGGAAAAAGCATCAAATAA
- a CDS encoding MGMT family protein, with amino-acid sequence MSARKQERKEKASNNDFFQNVYDVVRLIPKGRATSYGAIAAYLGSKRGARMVGWAMGNSYTQIDIPAYKVVNKAGVLSAKLLFETPATMQERLESDGITVKDDQIQNWDKVFWDPEIELKL; translated from the coding sequence ATGAGCGCCAGGAAGCAAGAGAGGAAGGAAAAAGCATCAAATAATGATTTTTTTCAAAATGTTTACGATGTAGTTCGTTTAATTCCAAAAGGAAGAGCTACTTCATATGGGGCAATCGCTGCCTATTTAGGCTCAAAAAGAGGAGCCCGTATGGTTGGTTGGGCTATGGGAAACAGTTATACCCAAATAGATATTCCGGCATATAAAGTTGTAAATAAAGCAGGCGTACTTTCTGCCAAACTACTTTTCGAAACTCCGGCTACAATGCAGGAAAGATTGGAAAGTGACGGAATTACAGTTAAAGATGATCAGATTCAAAACTGGGATAAAGTTTTTTGGGATCCGGAAATTGAATTAAAACTATAA